One Romboutsia sp. 13368 genomic window carries:
- the dnaK gene encoding molecular chaperone DnaK, whose translation MSKVIGIDLGTTNSCVAVLEGGEPQVITNAEGMRTTPSVVAFTKDGDRIVGEPAKRQAVTNADKTIISIKTHMGTDYKVNIDGKAYTPQEISAITLQKLKADAEAYLGQPVKEAVITVPAYFTDAQRQATKDAGRIAGLDVKRIINEPTAAALAYGLDKLDQEKKVLVFDLGGGTFDVSILEIGDGTFEVLATAGNNRLGGDDFDQVLIDYLADEFKKAEGVDLRNDKMALQRLKEAAEKAKKELSSTMTTNVNLPFITATAEGPKHLTIDITRAKFDELTAHLVEKTMEPTRRALQDAGLSTSDIDDVLLVGGSTRIPAVQEAVKKFIGKEPHKGINPDECVAAGAAIQAGVLTGEVNDLLLLDVTPLSLGIETMGNVMTKIIERNTTIPTKKSQVFSTAADNQTAVDIHVLQGERSMSYDNTTLGRFQLTDIPPAPRGIPQIEVTFDIDANGIVHVTAKDLGTGKEQKVTITSGTNLSEEEIERKVKEAEMNAEADKQKKDKIEALNQADSTIYQTEKTLNELGDKVSADDKSQIESAIAKLKEVKEKESATAEEIKSAMDEVMNKFHKISEQMYQQAQAEQQANAGQEQAGPQDDNVVDADFTEVNDEK comes from the coding sequence ATGTCAAAAGTAATAGGAATAGATTTAGGAACAACTAACTCTTGTGTTGCAGTACTTGAAGGTGGAGAACCACAAGTAATAACAAATGCAGAAGGGATGAGAACTACTCCATCAGTAGTAGCTTTTACTAAAGATGGTGATAGAATAGTAGGAGAACCTGCAAAAAGACAAGCAGTTACAAATGCAGATAAAACGATAATATCTATAAAAACTCATATGGGAACAGATTATAAAGTTAATATAGATGGTAAAGCATATACTCCACAAGAAATATCAGCTATAACTTTACAAAAACTAAAGGCTGATGCAGAAGCTTACTTAGGTCAACCAGTTAAAGAAGCTGTTATAACAGTTCCAGCATACTTTACAGATGCTCAAAGACAAGCAACTAAAGATGCAGGAAGAATAGCTGGTCTTGATGTTAAGAGAATAATAAATGAACCAACAGCAGCAGCTCTTGCTTATGGTTTAGATAAATTAGATCAAGAAAAGAAAGTATTAGTATTTGACTTAGGTGGAGGAACATTCGACGTTTCTATACTTGAAATAGGAGATGGAACATTTGAAGTTTTAGCTACTGCAGGTAACAATAGACTTGGTGGAGATGATTTTGACCAAGTATTAATAGATTACTTAGCTGATGAATTCAAAAAAGCTGAAGGTGTAGATTTAAGAAATGATAAAATGGCTCTTCAAAGATTAAAAGAAGCTGCTGAAAAAGCTAAGAAAGAGTTATCATCAACAATGACAACTAATGTAAACTTACCTTTCATAACAGCTACTGCTGAAGGTCCAAAACACTTAACAATAGATATAACTAGAGCTAAATTCGATGAATTAACTGCTCACTTAGTAGAAAAAACTATGGAACCAACAAGAAGAGCATTACAAGATGCTGGTCTTTCTACATCTGATATAGATGATGTATTATTAGTTGGTGGATCTACAAGAATACCAGCTGTTCAAGAAGCTGTTAAGAAGTTTATAGGAAAAGAACCACATAAAGGTATAAACCCAGATGAATGTGTTGCTGCTGGTGCTGCTATACAAGCTGGTGTTTTAACTGGAGAAGTTAATGATTTATTACTTCTTGATGTTACTCCATTATCTTTAGGTATAGAAACTATGGGTAATGTAATGACTAAGATAATAGAAAGAAATACAACAATACCAACTAAGAAATCACAAGTATTCTCAACTGCTGCAGATAACCAAACTGCTGTTGATATACATGTACTTCAAGGTGAAAGAAGTATGTCTTACGACAATACAACTTTAGGTAGATTCCAATTAACTGATATACCACCAGCACCAAGAGGAATACCTCAAATAGAAGTTACTTTCGATATAGATGCTAACGGTATAGTTCATGTTACTGCTAAAGATTTAGGAACTGGAAAAGAACAAAAAGTAACTATAACTTCAGGAACTAACTTAAGTGAAGAAGAAATAGAAAGAAAAGTAAAAGAAGCTGAAATGAATGCTGAAGCTGATAAGCAAAAGAAAGATAAAATAGAAGCATTAAACCAAGCTGATTCAACTATATATCAAACAGAAAAAACATTAAATGAACTTGGTGATAAAGTAAGTGCTGATGATAAATCTCAAATAGAATCTGCAATAGCTAAGTTAAAAGAAGTTAAAGAAAAAGAAAGCGCAACTGCTGAAGAAATAAAATCTGCTATGGATGAAGTAATGAACAAGTTCCATAAGATATCTGAACAAATGTATCAACAAGCACAAGCTGAGCAACAAGCTAATGCTGGTCAAGAACAAGCAGGACCACAAGATGATAATGTAGTTGATGCTGATTTTACAGAAGTAAATGACGAAAAATAG